A single genomic interval of Arthrobacter globiformis harbors:
- a CDS encoding SDR family NAD(P)-dependent oxidoreductase, protein MPQRTIVITGASDGVGAAAARNLARAGERIVVVGRSPEKTAAVGSELGVDYFVCDFAELAQVRDLALALRARYPLIDVLVNNAGGIMRGHELTADGHEKTFQVNHLAPFLLTTELLDILTASRATVINTSSAANGFGRLDLTDLNSERSYSTNRAYGTAKLANILFTAELQNRYGKDGIAVAAFHPGVVATNFAAESTSWFRHAYKTVLNRFLFSAEQGADTLVWLATSTPGRDWLSGAFYVKRALAKANRQAYDAGLARDFWDRSLELVSAGEPAATSELDNA, encoded by the coding sequence ATGCCCCAGCGCACCATCGTCATCACCGGCGCCAGCGACGGCGTCGGGGCAGCAGCCGCGCGGAACCTGGCCCGGGCAGGTGAGCGGATCGTCGTCGTCGGGCGTTCCCCGGAGAAGACTGCAGCGGTGGGTTCGGAACTGGGCGTTGACTATTTCGTCTGTGACTTCGCGGAGCTGGCGCAGGTGCGCGACCTAGCCTTGGCGCTGCGGGCGAGGTACCCGCTAATTGATGTTTTGGTGAACAACGCCGGCGGGATCATGCGCGGCCACGAGCTGACGGCGGACGGCCATGAGAAGACTTTCCAGGTCAACCACCTGGCGCCGTTCCTGCTCACGACCGAGCTGCTGGACATTCTCACTGCCAGCCGTGCCACCGTCATCAATACCTCGAGTGCTGCCAACGGATTCGGGCGCCTGGATCTGACGGATCTCAACTCAGAGCGGAGCTACTCGACAAACCGCGCTTATGGCACCGCGAAACTCGCGAACATCCTGTTTACCGCCGAACTGCAGAACCGCTACGGGAAGGACGGCATTGCGGTGGCCGCCTTCCACCCCGGCGTCGTGGCGACCAACTTCGCCGCGGAGTCCACGAGCTGGTTCCGCCATGCCTACAAGACTGTCCTAAACCGGTTCCTGTTCTCGGCCGAGCAGGGCGCCGACACGCTCGTCTGGCTCGCTACTTCCACGCCCGGACGGGACTGGTTGTCTGGCGCCTTTTACGTCAAGCGTGCGCTGGCGAAGGCCAACAGGCAGGCCTACGACGCCGGGCTGGCGAGGGACTTCTGGGACCGCAGCCTGGAGCTTGTCAGTGCAGGCGAGCCGGCGGCCACGTCCGAACTCGACAACGCCTGA
- a CDS encoding putative bifunctional diguanylate cyclase/phosphodiesterase: MTAASPRPEGIPAGSYAALFDSLPDAVLVVGSDGVIAQVNAAAERLFGYGRLHLVGQDHRMLLAEGYRSGFDRLFASLRSDRESGDSSAPQTPFESYGLRSDGTEFHGEVACSLLDSDGGASLVASVRATFHRQEADAELREAMSLLSATLESTADGILVVGVDGKIAGINEQFTKMWGIPRELMAAGDDAAVIDFVVGLLAHPESFLDKVNELYAHPTAESHDTLEFLDGRTFERYSRPQRVGNLVVGRVWSFRDVTPRRRAQEQARQAMADLAEQAEQLKAMAFQDPLTGLANRKLFHDQLSEALHGRSSTAVDVLLLDLDDFKEVNDILGHAAGDQMLVEVARRLRACVRPDDTVARLGGDEFVVLLTGSVDAESVAERIVQSLNVPVWIEGTMLRPSLSLGIASLCADAVAASELLRRADVAMYAAKAAGKNRYMRFRPEMMTALVQRTDMEAGLRLAVDNDEIRVSYQPVVSPRLGEVIQFEALARWERDGRNVPPSQFIPTAERSGLISVIGLQMMRESFIQLGPWLTGGADRSLAVNVSGVQLRDRDFAGNVLAMAESHGMDPRQLVLEVTESVFFDADDHVISQLASLRSAGVRVALDDFGTGYSSLGRLQDLPVDAVKIDQSFVSMVRTGAEKLPILSSMINMAHSLGLSVTAEGIETAEQAAYLTDLQCDALQGYLFSVPESEAALDQAISRSAEALQALEGLRLRR; this comes from the coding sequence ATGACGGCGGCTTCCCCACGCCCTGAGGGGATTCCAGCCGGCAGCTACGCCGCCCTGTTCGATTCCCTGCCGGACGCGGTTCTGGTGGTCGGCAGCGACGGCGTGATCGCACAGGTCAACGCCGCCGCCGAACGGCTCTTCGGCTACGGCAGGCTTCACCTGGTGGGCCAGGATCACCGCATGCTCCTCGCCGAGGGCTACCGCAGCGGATTCGACCGCCTCTTCGCCAGCCTGCGCAGCGATCGGGAGTCCGGAGACAGCTCGGCCCCGCAGACCCCCTTCGAGTCCTACGGCCTGCGCAGCGACGGCACCGAGTTCCACGGCGAGGTGGCCTGCTCGCTGCTGGATTCCGACGGCGGCGCATCCCTGGTCGCATCAGTCCGGGCCACGTTTCACCGGCAGGAGGCCGACGCCGAGCTGCGGGAGGCGATGTCGCTGCTCAGCGCCACCCTGGAGTCGACGGCTGACGGGATCCTGGTGGTCGGTGTCGACGGAAAGATCGCCGGCATCAACGAGCAGTTCACGAAGATGTGGGGCATCCCCCGTGAGCTTATGGCCGCGGGCGACGACGCGGCCGTGATTGATTTCGTGGTGGGCCTCCTTGCGCACCCCGAGAGCTTCCTGGACAAGGTCAACGAACTGTACGCGCACCCGACCGCCGAAAGCCACGACACGTTGGAGTTCCTCGACGGCCGCACGTTCGAACGCTACTCACGGCCACAGCGGGTGGGCAACTTGGTGGTGGGCAGGGTCTGGAGCTTCCGGGATGTCACGCCGCGGCGCCGGGCCCAGGAACAGGCCCGGCAAGCGATGGCGGATCTGGCCGAACAGGCAGAGCAGCTGAAAGCCATGGCGTTTCAGGATCCGCTCACCGGGCTGGCAAACCGCAAGCTGTTCCATGACCAACTGTCCGAAGCGCTGCACGGCCGCAGTAGTACCGCCGTCGACGTTCTCCTCCTCGACCTGGACGACTTCAAGGAGGTCAACGACATTCTGGGCCACGCCGCCGGAGACCAGATGCTGGTGGAGGTGGCCCGCCGGCTGAGGGCCTGCGTCCGGCCGGATGACACTGTGGCCCGGCTGGGCGGTGACGAGTTCGTCGTGCTCCTGACCGGATCTGTGGATGCCGAGTCCGTCGCGGAGCGCATCGTGCAGTCGCTCAATGTTCCGGTGTGGATCGAAGGGACCATGCTGCGGCCCAGCCTGAGCCTGGGGATCGCGTCGCTATGCGCGGACGCGGTGGCTGCGTCGGAGCTACTGCGTCGCGCGGATGTGGCGATGTACGCGGCCAAAGCCGCCGGCAAGAACCGGTACATGCGGTTCAGGCCGGAGATGATGACGGCCCTGGTGCAGCGGACGGACATGGAGGCGGGGCTGCGGCTCGCCGTCGATAACGACGAGATCCGTGTGAGTTACCAGCCGGTTGTTTCGCCGCGGCTGGGAGAGGTGATCCAGTTCGAGGCCCTGGCCCGGTGGGAGCGCGACGGCAGGAATGTCCCGCCGTCGCAGTTCATTCCGACGGCGGAGCGCAGCGGTCTGATCTCGGTGATCGGCCTGCAAATGATGCGGGAAAGTTTCATCCAGCTGGGGCCCTGGCTTACCGGCGGCGCTGATCGTTCATTGGCGGTCAACGTGTCCGGCGTGCAGCTGCGGGACCGCGATTTCGCCGGCAATGTGCTGGCCATGGCCGAATCCCACGGCATGGATCCCAGGCAGCTGGTGCTGGAGGTGACGGAGAGCGTCTTTTTCGACGCCGACGACCACGTGATCAGCCAGCTCGCGAGCCTGCGCAGCGCCGGGGTGCGGGTTGCGCTCGATGATTTCGGCACCGGCTACTCGTCCCTGGGCCGGCTTCAGGACCTGCCCGTGGACGCGGTGAAGATCGACCAGTCCTTTGTCTCCATGGTCCGCACCGGGGCGGAGAAGCTGCCCATCCTCAGCTCCATGATCAATATGGCCCACAGCCTCGGGCTCAGCGTCACCGCGGAGGGCATCGAAACTGCCGAGCAGGCCGCCTACCTGACGGACCTGCAGTGCGACGCGCTGCAGGGCTATCTGTTCTCGGTACCTGAATCCGAGGCCGCCCTCGATCAGGCCATCAGCCGCTCAGCCGAGGCGCTTCAGGCGCTTGAGGGACTTCGCCTCCGCCGCTGA
- a CDS encoding UDP-glucose dehydrogenase family protein, whose protein sequence is MKISVIGCGYLGAVHAATLASMGHTVVGIDVDPARVEQLAAGRAPFFEPGLDELLRDGRATGRLSFSTGFADAAGAQMHFLCVGTPQSKTSDGADLSYLVSATKSLLPHLSRGAAVVGKSTVPVGTVDRLGRMLAARPDVLLGWNPEFLRQGTAVKDTLVPDRLVYGVPGGKEGAFGRRSDGTQGAARGVTAVLDAVYEPLLRAGIPRLVCNFATAELIKSASNAYLATKVSFINAMSELCDAAGADVTELSEAMGMDPRIGNRYLHAGLGFGGGCLPKDIRSFRAQAQALEVRSVDGWMGVVDSINVGQRARTAEIARELCGGMIAGRTVTVLGAAFKPDTDDTRNSPALDVALRLASAGAHVTVTDPKAINNSWMRYPQLRFEASATRALEGAELVLLLTEWAEYRELSPAAIGQLVRRRTVLDARNVLDAAAWQAEGWTVRGLGTQTAPVVGHVSAG, encoded by the coding sequence GTGAAAATTTCCGTGATCGGCTGCGGCTACCTCGGTGCCGTCCATGCTGCCACCCTCGCCTCCATGGGCCACACCGTGGTGGGGATCGACGTCGACCCCGCACGCGTCGAGCAACTAGCAGCCGGCCGGGCCCCCTTCTTCGAACCGGGGCTCGACGAGCTCCTGCGCGACGGCCGCGCCACCGGCCGCCTCAGCTTCTCCACGGGCTTTGCCGACGCCGCCGGGGCGCAGATGCACTTCCTATGCGTGGGCACGCCGCAGTCCAAGACCTCCGACGGCGCCGACCTCAGCTACCTGGTCTCCGCCACCAAAAGTCTCCTTCCGCACCTGAGCCGGGGTGCCGCCGTCGTCGGTAAATCAACCGTGCCCGTGGGCACCGTTGACCGGCTGGGGCGCATGCTCGCCGCGCGGCCGGACGTGCTGCTGGGCTGGAATCCCGAGTTCCTGCGGCAGGGCACCGCGGTGAAGGACACGCTGGTGCCGGACCGGCTGGTGTACGGGGTGCCCGGCGGCAAGGAGGGCGCGTTCGGGCGCCGTAGCGACGGGACACAGGGAGCTGCCCGCGGTGTGACCGCTGTGCTGGACGCGGTGTACGAGCCGCTGCTGCGCGCCGGCATCCCGCGGCTCGTGTGCAATTTCGCGACGGCGGAACTGATTAAGTCGGCGTCGAACGCCTACCTGGCCACGAAGGTCAGCTTCATCAACGCGATGTCGGAACTGTGCGACGCCGCCGGAGCCGACGTCACCGAACTGAGCGAGGCGATGGGCATGGATCCGCGCATCGGCAACCGCTACCTGCACGCCGGGCTGGGGTTCGGCGGGGGCTGCCTACCCAAGGACATCCGCAGTTTCCGGGCCCAGGCCCAGGCGCTGGAGGTCCGGTCCGTGGACGGCTGGATGGGTGTGGTGGACTCCATCAACGTCGGCCAGCGGGCGCGGACCGCGGAGATTGCCCGGGAACTCTGCGGCGGCATGATCGCCGGCCGGACGGTCACCGTGCTGGGCGCGGCGTTCAAGCCGGACACGGACGACACCCGCAACTCCCCCGCCCTCGACGTCGCGCTCCGGCTCGCCTCTGCCGGGGCGCACGTCACGGTGACGGACCCGAAGGCCATCAACAATTCATGGATGCGCTACCCGCAGCTGCGGTTTGAGGCCTCTGCCACGAGGGCACTTGAGGGTGCCGAGCTGGTACTGCTGCTGACCGAGTGGGCTGAGTACCGCGAACTGTCTCCGGCCGCCATCGGGCAGCTGGTACGACGCCGGACAGTGCTGGACGCACGGAACGTACTGGACGCTGCGGCGTGGCAGGCCGAAGGCTGGACGGTGCGCGGCCTCGGCACCCAGACGGCGCCGGTGGTTGGGCACGTCTCCGCTGGTTGA
- a CDS encoding glycosyltransferase family 4 protein — MRIAIVAESFLPLMNGVTHSILRVLEHLQERGDEVLVIAPSTSDADVLDVVHGAFVHRLPSVPLAGYTNVRVALGGVYRVKRILADYAPDVVHLASPFVLGWRAAQAAHQLGIPTVAIYQTEVPSYAARYGVPFLENWAWNRVENIHLLASRTLVPSTFALNQLRGRGILRVGMWRRGVDTARFAPGKRDDGWRDSVAPAGERIIGYVGRLAVEKQVEDLAALADVPGTRLVIVGDGPQRAALEEALPTAVFTGFLGGEELARAMASFDLFVHPGEFETFCQTIQEAMASGVPVVATGRGGPLDLVENSRTGWLYEPGDLAGLRRHVMDLMGDDAKRRAFAAAAYASVQGRTWPALCAELVRQYKEAIAGIPLADPAETRPQSRQARSAEPLVEPVETRTAKSTATRTQGATL, encoded by the coding sequence GTGAGGATCGCTATCGTTGCCGAATCATTCCTGCCGCTGATGAACGGAGTCACGCACTCCATCCTGCGGGTGCTTGAGCATCTGCAGGAGCGGGGCGATGAGGTGCTGGTGATTGCGCCGTCGACGTCGGACGCTGATGTTCTGGACGTTGTGCACGGCGCATTCGTGCACCGGCTGCCCTCCGTTCCGCTGGCCGGTTACACGAACGTGCGCGTGGCGCTGGGAGGTGTGTACCGGGTCAAGAGAATCCTTGCCGACTACGCACCGGACGTGGTCCACCTGGCGTCGCCGTTCGTGCTCGGCTGGCGGGCGGCGCAGGCCGCGCATCAGCTGGGGATCCCCACGGTGGCCATCTACCAGACCGAGGTTCCCAGCTACGCCGCCCGGTACGGGGTGCCGTTCCTGGAGAACTGGGCCTGGAACCGGGTGGAAAACATTCATCTCCTGGCGTCCCGGACGCTGGTGCCGTCCACGTTCGCGCTGAACCAGTTGCGCGGCCGCGGAATTCTTCGGGTGGGCATGTGGCGGCGCGGTGTGGATACCGCGCGTTTTGCGCCGGGAAAGCGCGACGACGGCTGGCGGGATTCCGTGGCGCCTGCCGGCGAGCGGATCATCGGCTACGTCGGCCGGCTGGCAGTGGAGAAGCAGGTGGAGGATCTTGCCGCGCTGGCAGACGTTCCGGGCACCCGCCTGGTGATCGTGGGCGACGGTCCGCAGCGGGCGGCGCTGGAGGAGGCCCTTCCCACCGCGGTGTTCACCGGCTTCCTCGGCGGCGAGGAGCTGGCCCGGGCCATGGCGTCGTTCGATCTGTTCGTCCACCCGGGCGAGTTCGAGACCTTCTGCCAGACCATCCAGGAGGCGATGGCATCCGGCGTGCCGGTGGTGGCCACTGGCCGCGGGGGCCCGCTGGATCTGGTGGAAAATTCCCGCACCGGCTGGCTCTATGAGCCCGGTGACCTGGCCGGCTTGCGCCGACATGTGATGGACCTGATGGGCGACGACGCCAAGCGCCGCGCGTTCGCGGCGGCCGCTTACGCCTCGGTCCAGGGCCGGACGTGGCCGGCCCTGTGCGCGGAGCTGGTGCGGCAGTACAAGGAGGCTATTGCCGGCATCCCGCTGGCTGATCCCGCCGAAACCAGACCCCAATCTCGACAAGCCCGATCAGCGGAACCGCTGGTTGAGCCGGTCGAAACCCGGACCGCCAAAAGCACGGCCACCCGCACCCAAGGAGCCACCCTGTGA
- a CDS encoding flotillin family protein, which produces MENLAAILPLIITVVSVLLGILVIWLAVRLMWKVAEPNEALIISGLTRGTLESTDGMDFKIVTGKGALVVPGLQTVRTLSLTLNETELKVSCVTSQGIQVIVEGVVIYKIGDAPAFIANAARRFLGQQPKMESQVYNVFEGHLRSIIGSMTMEEIIRERDKLASQVRGASGVEMEKLGLVVDSLQIKDLQDPTGYIQNIAKPHIAQVKMEARIAEATRNREAAEREAEAAAQVADAQSLSAIRQSAAQANAERARANAAQAGPLADATARQQVVVQETEVAKLEADREEQKLQTTIRKPADAKAYAQRTEAEAQKAADISAAEARAKRTELEAQANARRVEVEAQASASAAAAMAGATRVTGEAEAAATKARGDAAASAIQAKALAEAEGIKARGEALESNQDAVIAQQLAENMPAIVAAAAEPFGHVDQLTVLNGADGLNSMVGGILTQAGSFLPRLSGALKNGQNHAKQPPKQPGA; this is translated from the coding sequence ATGGAGAACCTGGCAGCCATCCTTCCGCTGATTATCACTGTTGTCTCGGTGCTTCTGGGCATTCTGGTTATTTGGCTGGCCGTCAGACTGATGTGGAAGGTGGCCGAACCGAACGAGGCCCTCATCATTTCCGGACTGACGCGCGGGACCCTGGAAAGCACCGACGGGATGGACTTCAAGATCGTCACCGGCAAGGGCGCACTGGTGGTTCCGGGCCTGCAGACCGTCCGGACGCTGTCCCTCACGCTGAACGAGACGGAGCTGAAGGTCTCCTGCGTCACGTCCCAGGGTATCCAGGTGATCGTTGAAGGCGTCGTCATTTACAAAATCGGGGACGCCCCGGCGTTCATTGCCAATGCCGCCCGAAGGTTTCTTGGCCAGCAGCCGAAAATGGAAAGCCAGGTGTACAACGTCTTCGAGGGCCATCTGCGTTCCATTATCGGCAGCATGACCATGGAGGAAATTATCCGCGAGCGCGACAAGTTGGCGTCCCAGGTCCGCGGCGCGAGCGGTGTGGAAATGGAAAAGCTGGGACTCGTAGTTGATTCCCTGCAGATTAAGGACCTCCAGGACCCGACGGGCTACATCCAGAACATCGCCAAGCCGCACATCGCCCAGGTCAAGATGGAGGCCCGCATCGCGGAGGCCACCCGCAACCGCGAGGCCGCGGAGCGGGAAGCCGAGGCTGCCGCACAGGTCGCCGACGCGCAGAGCCTGTCCGCCATCAGACAGTCGGCGGCGCAGGCCAACGCGGAACGGGCAAGGGCCAATGCGGCACAGGCCGGCCCGCTGGCAGACGCCACCGCCCGCCAGCAGGTGGTGGTGCAGGAAACCGAGGTGGCCAAGCTCGAGGCAGACCGCGAGGAACAGAAGCTGCAGACCACCATCCGCAAGCCCGCCGACGCCAAGGCGTACGCACAGCGCACCGAGGCGGAGGCGCAGAAGGCCGCGGACATCAGCGCAGCCGAAGCCCGTGCCAAGCGGACGGAGCTCGAGGCCCAGGCCAATGCCCGCCGGGTGGAAGTGGAGGCGCAGGCCAGCGCGAGCGCAGCCGCGGCCATGGCCGGAGCCACCCGCGTGACAGGCGAAGCCGAGGCGGCGGCCACCAAGGCGCGCGGCGATGCCGCGGCGTCCGCCATCCAGGCCAAGGCGCTGGCAGAGGCGGAGGGGATCAAGGCCCGCGGCGAGGCGCTGGAGAGCAACCAGGATGCCGTCATTGCCCAGCAGCTGGCGGAGAACATGCCGGCCATTGTGGCGGCGGCGGCCGAGCCGTTTGGACACGTGGACCAGCTCACCGTCCTGAACGGCGCGGACGGCCTAAACAGCATGGTTGGCGGAATCCTCACCCAGGCGGGCTCATTCCTGCCGCGACTGTCAGGTGCTCTGAAAAACGGGCAGAACCACGCCAAGCAGCCGCCGAAGCAGCCCGGCGCCTAA
- a CDS encoding DUF2945 domain-containing protein — protein sequence MALTKGTEVEWNTPQGKTHGRIVEKKTSDFELDGHTHRASDDEPQYVVESAKSGARAVHKAGALTEKKG from the coding sequence GTGGCACTGACCAAGGGCACCGAAGTGGAGTGGAACACTCCGCAGGGAAAGACCCACGGCAGGATTGTGGAAAAGAAAACAAGCGACTTCGAACTCGACGGCCACACCCACCGGGCCAGCGACGACGAACCCCAGTATGTTGTGGAGTCCGCAAAGTCGGGGGCAAGAGCCGTGCACAAGGCGGGCGCCCTGACGGAAAAGAAGGGCTAG
- a CDS encoding DUF3618 domain-containing protein, producing MSENPDAIRADIEATRTRLGTNVDAVADKVTPSNIVHRQTDKVKDAVFGVKEKVMGTAEHATHSTSRSLHHAAHSTSGGVHQATDAAGNAISTAGEAIADAPHQVAAKTQGNPLAAGLIAFGAGLLASSLIPPSQKEREAADALKTAAEPMTSQLTEAAKDMAEGWKEPAQDAMENVKATATDAAQHVKEEGQTAASDVKTTATDARDHVQNT from the coding sequence ATGAGTGAGAACCCGGACGCCATCCGCGCCGACATCGAAGCAACCCGCACCCGCCTCGGCACCAACGTGGACGCCGTCGCCGACAAGGTCACCCCCTCCAACATCGTCCACCGCCAAACGGACAAGGTGAAGGACGCCGTCTTCGGAGTAAAGGAAAAAGTCATGGGCACCGCCGAACACGCCACCCACAGCACCTCCCGCAGCCTCCACCACGCCGCACACAGCACCAGCGGCGGGGTCCACCAGGCCACCGACGCCGCCGGGAACGCCATCAGCACCGCCGGCGAAGCAATCGCCGACGCACCCCACCAGGTCGCCGCCAAAACCCAGGGCAACCCCCTCGCCGCCGGGCTGATCGCCTTCGGCGCCGGGCTGCTGGCCTCCTCGCTGATCCCGCCCAGCCAGAAGGAACGCGAAGCCGCCGACGCCCTCAAGACCGCGGCCGAACCGATGACCAGCCAGCTGACCGAAGCCGCCAAGGACATGGCCGAAGGCTGGAAAGAACCCGCCCAGGACGCCATGGAAAACGTCAAGGCCACCGCCACCGACGCCGCCCAGCACGTCAAGGAAGAAGGCCAAACCGCCGCCTCCGACGTCAAAACCACCGCCACAGACGCCAGGGACCACGTCCAAAACACGTAA
- a CDS encoding phage holin family protein, with protein sequence MSSQIPDTPPTQAHAKADTTSLGDLLGEVTRDLSTLIRQEIELAKAELKQSGTRAGKGGGMLAGAGVAGHFVLLFLSIALWYALGELMGLGWSAVVVAVIWGIIAAILASIGRKELKAIKGMPQTMETAKEIPPTLKPNGDHR encoded by the coding sequence GTGAGCAGCCAGATACCCGATACACCTCCCACCCAAGCCCACGCCAAGGCCGACACCACCTCCCTCGGTGACCTCCTCGGTGAGGTCACCCGGGACCTGTCCACCCTGATCCGGCAGGAAATCGAACTCGCCAAGGCCGAACTCAAACAGTCCGGCACCCGTGCGGGCAAGGGCGGCGGCATGCTCGCCGGCGCCGGCGTCGCCGGGCACTTCGTGCTCCTGTTCCTCTCCATCGCCCTCTGGTACGCCCTCGGCGAGCTGATGGGCCTGGGCTGGTCCGCCGTCGTCGTCGCCGTCATCTGGGGCATCATCGCCGCGATCCTCGCCTCCATCGGACGCAAGGAACTCAAAGCCATCAAAGGCATGCCCCAGACCATGGAGACAGCCAAGGAAATCCCGCCCACCCTCAAACCAAACGGAGACCACCGATGA
- a CDS encoding PRC and DUF2382 domain-containing protein, whose amino-acid sequence MLAKEHIDDLLNKNGNILSADGGKIGSVGQVYADDDNGHPTWVTARTGLFGTSESFIPLEGARVDGADLVVPYTKDQVKDAPRVEAEGHLDPAEEDRLYEHYQLNGTLTYSEARNGHTADSGRTTDRSAPGLSATERDAGFAAAGGGGTYSAADERARRDTSSLADGNAMTRSEERVNVGTERQAASRARLRKYVVTENVTQTVPVQREEVRLEREPITEANRGEALGGPDISEAEHEVVLHEERPVVEKETVPVERVRLDAQTVTDEVTVDEQVRKERIEADGVEDTRR is encoded by the coding sequence ATGCTCGCCAAGGAACACATCGACGACCTGCTGAACAAGAACGGAAACATCCTTTCGGCAGACGGAGGCAAGATAGGTTCCGTCGGACAGGTGTATGCGGACGATGACAACGGGCACCCTACATGGGTCACCGCACGGACGGGTCTTTTCGGTACCTCCGAATCCTTCATCCCCCTCGAAGGCGCCCGGGTTGATGGAGCCGACCTCGTCGTCCCGTACACCAAGGACCAGGTCAAGGATGCCCCGCGCGTGGAAGCGGAGGGACACCTCGATCCGGCCGAAGAGGACCGGCTTTACGAGCATTACCAGCTGAACGGAACGCTAACTTACTCCGAAGCTCGGAACGGGCACACCGCCGACTCCGGCCGGACGACCGACCGGTCCGCGCCCGGCCTTTCCGCCACTGAGCGGGATGCGGGATTCGCTGCCGCAGGCGGCGGGGGAACGTACAGCGCGGCGGATGAAAGGGCCCGTCGTGACACGTCCAGCCTTGCCGACGGCAACGCCATGACCCGCTCGGAGGAACGCGTGAACGTTGGCACGGAAAGGCAGGCTGCCAGCCGGGCGCGTCTGCGCAAATACGTGGTGACCGAAAACGTGACCCAGACCGTTCCCGTGCAGCGCGAGGAAGTGCGGCTGGAACGCGAACCGATCACCGAAGCAAACAGGGGCGAGGCGCTGGGCGGTCCGGACATCAGCGAGGCAGAACACGAAGTGGTGCTTCACGAGGAACGTCCGGTGGTGGAGAAGGAAACCGTGCCCGTTGAGCGGGTCAGGCTGGACGCGCAAACCGTCACGGACGAGGTGACCGTGGATGAACAAGTCCGAAAGGAGCGCATTGAGGCCGACGGCGTAGAGGACACCCGCCGCTAA
- a CDS encoding MarR family winged helix-turn-helix transcriptional regulator, whose amino-acid sequence MVPNPDAEKWGPHQLLSMAARLVQRRQDQALAELGLTHAAVIALQGLLAGPLNQEQLASDIKVRSQSIGRVLSRLEEAGLVARASSSLDRRHNEVSITEAGRQALEAARKAEQDALPPDVVEGTVLGRELARVISYFPGRAKPGSAKNQNSAAAVGDPTAEDAPETGSPVAGAPTEGTAIEGGMPAASASTEGVPASGQQPSSADTAAEPALQEPASRDEVAAQDAAPAPQDRAGTRQTPDGVGDSGPE is encoded by the coding sequence ATGGTCCCGAATCCTGACGCGGAGAAGTGGGGGCCTCACCAGCTGCTGTCCATGGCCGCCAGGCTCGTCCAGCGCAGGCAGGACCAGGCGCTGGCCGAACTCGGCCTCACCCACGCCGCAGTCATCGCGCTGCAGGGCCTCCTAGCCGGGCCACTGAACCAGGAACAGTTGGCCTCTGACATCAAGGTCCGCAGTCAGTCCATTGGCAGGGTCCTGTCGCGGCTCGAGGAGGCAGGGCTGGTGGCTCGTGCGTCCAGTTCTCTGGACAGGCGGCACAACGAGGTTTCCATAACGGAAGCAGGCCGCCAGGCACTGGAGGCGGCCAGGAAAGCTGAGCAGGATGCGCTGCCCCCCGACGTCGTCGAGGGTACCGTCCTGGGCCGGGAGCTGGCGCGGGTCATCAGCTACTTTCCCGGCCGCGCCAAGCCCGGCTCGGCCAAGAATCAGAATTCGGCCGCAGCCGTCGGCGACCCAACAGCGGAGGACGCCCCGGAAACGGGTTCTCCCGTAGCCGGAGCACCCACAGAAGGTACGGCGATAGAAGGCGGGATGCCCGCAGCCAGTGCGTCCACAGAAGGTGTGCCCGCAAGTGGGCAGCAGCCTTCGAGCGCAGATACTGCTGCAGAACCTGCCTTACAGGAACCCGCTTCCAGAGATGAGGTTGCCGCGCAGGACGCTGCGCCGGCGCCGCAGGACCGCGCCGGAACAAGGCAGACGCCGGACGGCGTCGGCGACTCCGGCCCTGAGTAG